Proteins encoded by one window of Pseudomonas tructae:
- a CDS encoding M48 family metallopeptidase: protein MRKSFVIGALSASVLLAGCQAVNTTSGGAVGVERKQYMFSMLSTDEVNQMYAQSYQQTLGEASSKGVLDKTSANAKRVQAIASRLIAQAPQFRPDSAQWNWEVNLIKSDELNANCGPGGKIFVYSGLIEQLKLTDDELAAVMGHEIAHALREHGREAMSKAYGVQMARQGAGALLGLGQDSLAIADTVVQYSLTLPNSRANENEADLIGLELAARAGYNPNAAISLWGKMAQASGGSQPEFMSTHPASASRQAALQAAIPKVMPLYEQARK, encoded by the coding sequence ATGCGTAAGTCATTTGTAATCGGTGCATTGAGCGCCAGCGTCCTGCTCGCGGGTTGCCAGGCAGTGAACACCACCAGCGGCGGCGCCGTGGGTGTCGAGCGTAAGCAATATATGTTCAGCATGCTGTCGACCGATGAGGTCAACCAGATGTACGCCCAGTCGTACCAGCAAACTCTGGGCGAGGCTTCGAGCAAGGGTGTGCTCGACAAGACCAGCGCCAACGCCAAGCGCGTGCAGGCTATTGCCAGCCGCCTGATCGCCCAGGCGCCGCAGTTCCGCCCGGATTCGGCGCAATGGAACTGGGAAGTGAACCTGATCAAGAGCGACGAGCTCAATGCCAACTGCGGGCCGGGTGGCAAGATCTTCGTCTACAGCGGCCTGATCGAGCAGCTCAAGCTGACTGACGACGAACTCGCCGCCGTGATGGGCCATGAAATCGCCCACGCCCTGCGCGAGCATGGTCGTGAAGCGATGTCCAAGGCTTATGGCGTGCAGATGGCGCGCCAGGGTGCCGGGGCCTTGCTGGGCCTGGGCCAGGACAGCCTGGCCATTGCCGACACCGTGGTGCAGTACAGCCTGACCCTGCCCAACAGTCGCGCCAACGAGAACGAAGCCGACCTGATCGGCCTGGAGCTGGCAGCACGCGCCGGCTACAACCCGAATGCCGCGATCAGCCTGTGGGGCAAGATGGCCCAGGCCTCGGGCGGCTCGCAGCCGGAGTTCATGAGCACTCACCCGGCGTCGGCCAGCCGTCAGGCTGCGTTGCAGGCGGCGATTCCCAAGGTGATGCCGTTGTACGAGCAAGCGCGCAAGTAA
- a CDS encoding TMEM165/GDT1 family protein, with product MLESLLVPTAIVALAEIGDKTQLLALILAARFRKPWPIIAGIIAATLANHAAAGAVGAWVSTFFSAATLHWILAASFAATALWTLIPDKMDDDDASTARRFGPFLTTLIAFFIAEIGDKTQVATVMLAAQYPHLIMVIIGTTLGMLIANVPVVLAGNFAAEKLPLTLIRRLASAAFFVLAAVAVYSAMQVSGWIG from the coding sequence ATGCTGGAATCATTGCTCGTCCCCACCGCGATCGTGGCCCTCGCCGAAATTGGCGACAAGACCCAACTGCTCGCGCTGATCCTTGCCGCCCGCTTTCGCAAACCCTGGCCGATCATTGCCGGCATCATCGCCGCCACCCTGGCCAACCATGCGGCTGCAGGCGCGGTCGGGGCCTGGGTCAGCACATTCTTCAGCGCCGCCACCCTGCACTGGATTCTCGCCGCAAGCTTTGCCGCCACGGCGCTGTGGACGCTGATCCCGGACAAGATGGACGATGACGACGCCAGCACCGCGCGGCGCTTCGGCCCGTTCCTGACCACCCTGATTGCGTTCTTCATCGCCGAAATCGGCGACAAGACCCAGGTCGCCACGGTGATGCTGGCGGCGCAGTATCCGCACCTGATCATGGTGATTATCGGCACCACCCTGGGCATGCTGATTGCCAACGTGCCAGTGGTACTGGCGGGCAACTTCGCTGCCGAGAAGCTGCCATTGACCCTGATCCGCCGCCTGGCATCGGCGGCGTTCTTCGTCCTGGCTGCGGTGGCGGTGTACTCGGCCATGCAGGTCAGTGGCTGGATAGGCTGA
- a CDS encoding class I SAM-dependent methyltransferase yields the protein MDPRSEVLLRQADLFQGSLLLAGLPADDLLGKLALAHGWSWHAGDQAALQARFAGRSHYGVEAPTQAFAGAVLFLPKSRDLTNYLLNALASRLAGRELYLVGEKRGGIEGAAKQLHAFGKPRKLDSARHCQLWQVTVEHAPEAKPLESLAEHFELQLADGPLQIVSLPGVFSHGRLDRGSALLLENLDQLPVGHVLDFGCGAGVLGAAIKRRYPQNRITLLDVDAFAVASSRLTLAANGLEGEVISGDGIDAAPRELDVILSNPPFHTGVHTNYQASENLLRKSANHLKKGGEIRLVANSFLRYQPLIEEALGNCRIRDEGQGFRIYQATRG from the coding sequence ATGGACCCGCGCAGTGAAGTGTTGCTTCGTCAGGCTGATCTTTTCCAGGGCTCGCTGTTGCTGGCCGGCCTGCCTGCCGACGACCTGCTCGGCAAGCTTGCGCTAGCCCATGGCTGGAGCTGGCACGCGGGTGACCAGGCGGCGCTTCAGGCACGTTTTGCCGGGCGCAGCCATTATGGGGTAGAGGCACCGACCCAGGCCTTTGCGGGCGCCGTGCTGTTCTTGCCCAAGTCCCGCGACCTTACCAACTACCTGCTCAACGCCCTGGCCTCGCGCCTGGCGGGTCGCGAGCTGTACCTGGTCGGCGAGAAGCGCGGCGGTATTGAAGGCGCCGCCAAGCAGCTGCATGCCTTTGGCAAACCACGCAAGCTCGACAGCGCCCGCCACTGCCAGCTGTGGCAAGTCACGGTAGAGCACGCGCCTGAGGCCAAGCCCCTGGAAAGCCTGGCCGAGCATTTCGAACTGCAACTGGCTGATGGCCCACTGCAAATCGTCAGCCTGCCGGGTGTGTTCAGCCATGGCCGCCTGGACCGTGGCAGCGCCCTGCTGCTGGAAAACCTCGACCAGTTACCGGTCGGCCACGTGCTTGATTTTGGTTGCGGTGCCGGGGTGCTGGGGGCGGCAATCAAGCGGCGCTATCCGCAAAACCGCATCACCCTGCTCGATGTCGATGCCTTTGCCGTGGCCAGCAGTCGTTTGACCCTGGCGGCCAACGGCCTTGAGGGTGAGGTGATCAGCGGCGACGGTATCGACGCCGCGCCGCGCGAGCTGGATGTGATCCTGAGCAACCCGCCGTTTCACACCGGGGTGCACACCAACTACCAGGCATCGGAAAACCTGCTGCGAAAATCAGCGAATCATCTGAAAAAAGGTGGCGAAATTCGCCTGGTGGCCAATAGCTTCCTGCGCTATCAGCCGCTGATCGAAGAGGCGCTGGGCAATTGCCGGATCCGCGACGAAGGGCAAGGCTTTCGCATCTACCAGGCAACACGCGGTTAA
- a CDS encoding 2-hydroxyacid dehydrogenase, with translation MPTPRRAVFLDHSSLDLGDLALGRLKACFDELQLYPTTAPGQVTERLQGATVAISNKVMIDAATLAACPELKLILVAATGTNNVDLQAARAQGVLVSNCQGYGTPSVAQHTLTLLLALATRLSDYQKAVADGQWANAQQFCLLDFPIVELEGKTLGLLGHGELGGAVARLAEAFGMRVLLGQLPGRPPREDRLALDELLPQVDALTLHCPLNEHTRNLLGARELALLKPGAFVVNTARGGLIDEQALADALRAGHLGGAATDVLSVEPPVNGNPLLAADIPRLIVTPHSAWGAVESRQRIVEQLSENAEAFFAGSPRRLV, from the coding sequence ATGCCCACACCCCGTCGCGCCGTGTTTCTCGACCATAGCTCCCTGGACCTGGGTGACCTGGCGCTGGGTCGCCTCAAGGCCTGTTTCGATGAACTGCAACTCTACCCGACGACCGCCCCCGGGCAAGTCACCGAGCGCCTGCAGGGTGCAACCGTGGCGATCAGCAACAAGGTCATGATCGACGCCGCCACCTTGGCAGCCTGCCCCGAGTTGAAGCTGATTCTGGTCGCTGCCACCGGCACCAACAATGTCGACCTGCAGGCGGCCCGCGCCCAGGGCGTGCTGGTCAGCAACTGCCAGGGCTACGGCACCCCGTCAGTGGCACAGCACACCCTGACCTTGCTGCTGGCTCTGGCAACGCGCCTGAGCGACTACCAAAAGGCCGTCGCCGACGGGCAATGGGCCAACGCCCAGCAGTTCTGCCTGCTGGACTTCCCCATCGTTGAGCTGGAGGGCAAAACCCTCGGCCTGCTCGGCCATGGTGAACTGGGCGGCGCGGTGGCGCGCCTGGCTGAAGCGTTCGGCATGCGCGTGTTGCTCGGCCAGTTGCCCGGCCGCCCGCCTCGCGAAGACCGCCTGGCCCTGGATGAATTGCTGCCGCAGGTCGACGCCCTGACCCTGCACTGCCCGCTCAACGAACACACCCGCAACCTGCTGGGCGCCCGTGAACTGGCCCTGCTCAAGCCTGGCGCGTTCGTGGTCAACACCGCCCGCGGCGGGCTGATCGACGAGCAGGCACTGGCTGACGCCCTGCGCGCCGGTCATCTGGGAGGCGCTGCCACCGATGTGTTGAGCGTCGAGCCACCGGTCAACGGCAACCCGCTGCTGGCAGCGGACATTCCGCGCCTGATCGTCACCCCGCACAGCGCCTGGGGTGCGGTCGAGTCGCGGCAACGTATCGTCGAGCAGTTGAGCGAAAACGCCGAGGCGTTTTTCGCCGGCAGCCCGCGACGCCTGGTCTAA
- a CDS encoding MerR family transcriptional regulator: MYIGKAAQLSGATIKSIRHYERIGLLPAPRRQGSYRLYDQQSIALLSLIKCAQKLGFSLKEMQTLVADEQAGLPIEKVRQAIAGKKAQVQAQIQALQLQHQGLLELEISLEHSQYDCFAYNA; the protein is encoded by the coding sequence ATGTACATCGGCAAAGCCGCGCAGTTGTCCGGGGCAACCATCAAGAGCATTCGCCACTATGAGCGCATCGGCCTGTTGCCGGCGCCCAGGCGCCAGGGCAGCTATCGCCTGTATGACCAGCAGAGCATCGCCCTGCTGAGCCTGATCAAGTGCGCGCAAAAGCTCGGTTTCAGTCTCAAGGAGATGCAAACCCTGGTCGCTGACGAACAGGCCGGGTTGCCGATAGAAAAGGTCCGCCAGGCAATTGCTGGCAAGAAAGCCCAGGTGCAGGCGCAGATCCAGGCGCTGCAACTGCAACATCAAGGCCTGCTCGAACTGGAGATCAGCCTCGAGCACAGCCAGTACGACTGCTTTGCCTACAACGCTTGA
- a CDS encoding NAD(P)H-dependent oxidoreductase produces MSTRILVVLGHPSSSSFCAALSNSYLTSAREQGHDVCLLELGKLAFDPILRDGYQQVQALEPDLLHAQQLIHWAEHLVLVFPVWWGGIPALLKGFLDRILLPGFAFQYRTGSPFPAQLLKGRSADLLVSMDTPPWYYRWVYRMPALQQMRRTTLGFCGIKAKKTLTFGPIISSTQQQRDAWLQQARMLARRY; encoded by the coding sequence ATGAGCACGCGAATCCTGGTGGTACTCGGCCACCCTTCCAGCAGCAGCTTCTGCGCTGCATTAAGCAACAGCTACCTCACCAGCGCCCGCGAGCAGGGGCACGACGTCTGCCTGCTGGAACTGGGCAAGCTGGCCTTCGACCCGATCCTGCGCGACGGCTATCAACAGGTCCAAGCCCTGGAGCCAGACCTGCTGCACGCTCAGCAGTTGATCCATTGGGCCGAGCACCTGGTACTGGTTTTCCCGGTCTGGTGGGGCGGTATTCCGGCATTGCTCAAGGGCTTTCTCGACCGCATCCTGCTGCCTGGCTTCGCCTTCCAGTACCGCACAGGCTCGCCCTTTCCTGCGCAACTGCTCAAGGGCCGCAGCGCCGACCTGCTGGTGAGCATGGACACCCCGCCCTGGTACTACCGCTGGGTCTATCGCATGCCGGCCCTGCAGCAGATGCGCCGCACAACCCTGGGCTTCTGTGGAATCAAGGCGAAAAAGACGTTAACGTTTGGCCCCATCATCAGCTCTACCCAGCAGCAACGCGATGCCTGGCTGCAACAGGCGCGCATGCTCGCTCGGCGGTACTAA
- a CDS encoding LysE family transporter — protein sequence MYWAEFLTVALIHLLAVASPGPDFAVVVRESVTHGRRAGTWTAFGVGMAIFLHVGYSLLGIGLIVSQSIMLFNALKWLAAAYLLYIGFKALRAGPAAPGSEAVQASTVERTPRAAFVAGFMTNGLNPKATLFFLSLFTVVINPHTPLAIQAGYGVYLAVATGLWFCLVAMLFSQQRVRAAFARMGHWFDRTMGAVLIALGVKIAFTQMH from the coding sequence ATGTACTGGGCCGAATTTCTGACTGTGGCGTTGATTCACCTGCTGGCGGTGGCCAGCCCCGGCCCCGATTTTGCCGTGGTGGTACGCGAAAGTGTTACCCATGGCCGGCGCGCTGGCACCTGGACCGCATTTGGCGTCGGTATGGCAATTTTCCTGCATGTCGGTTATTCGCTACTGGGGATCGGCCTGATCGTGTCGCAGTCGATCATGCTGTTCAATGCGCTGAAATGGCTGGCGGCGGCTTACCTGCTGTACATCGGCTTCAAGGCCCTGCGTGCTGGCCCTGCGGCGCCCGGCAGTGAAGCCGTGCAGGCTTCGACGGTCGAACGCACGCCACGGGCCGCGTTCGTCGCCGGCTTCATGACCAACGGCCTGAATCCCAAGGCGACGTTGTTCTTCCTGTCGCTGTTCACCGTGGTCATCAACCCGCACACGCCTCTGGCAATCCAGGCCGGGTACGGTGTGTACCTGGCCGTGGCGACCGGCCTGTGGTTCTGCCTGGTGGCGATGCTGTTCAGCCAGCAGCGGGTGCGCGCAGCTTTCGCCCGCATGGGCCACTGGTTTGACCGCACCATGGGCGCGGTGCTGATTGCCCTGGGGGTGAAGATCGCATTCACCCAGATGCATTGA
- a CDS encoding fatty acid--CoA ligase, producing MLQTRVIPPAEGAYQFPLLIKRLLMSGSRYEKTREIVYRDQLRYSYLTLNERIARLANVLTAAGVKAGDTVAVMDWDSHRYLECMFAIPMIGAVAHTINVRLSPEQILYTMNHADDRLVLVNSDFVGLYQTIAGQLTTVEKTLLLTDGEQKTADLPNLVGEYEQLLAAASPVYEFPDFDENSVATTFYTTGTTGNPKGVYFTHRQLVLHTLATTSVIGSIDSVRLLGSNDVYMPITPMFHVHAWGIPYVATMLGIKQVYPGRYEPEMLCELWRKEKVTFSHCVPTILQMLLNAKGAQQQDFGGWKIIIGGSSLNRALYEAAKARGIQLTAAYGMSETCPLVACAHLNDELLAGSEDECITYRIKAGVPVPLVEAATVDGNGNFLPADGETQGELVLRAPWLSMGYFREPEKGAELWQGGWLHTGDVATLDSMGIIDIRDRIKDVIKTGGEWISSLELEDLISRHPAIREVAVVGVADPQWGERPFALLVIQDGQSIDAKGLKEHLKPFVELGHINKWAIPTQIALVTEIPKTSVGKLDKKRIRLDISQWQASNSTFLSTL from the coding sequence ATGTTGCAGACTCGCGTCATTCCTCCCGCCGAGGGCGCCTATCAGTTTCCGTTGTTGATCAAGCGCCTGTTGATGTCGGGCAGCCGCTACGAGAAAACCCGCGAAATCGTCTACCGCGACCAGTTGCGCTATAGCTACCTGACCCTCAACGAGCGTATCGCGCGGCTGGCCAATGTGCTTACCGCGGCTGGGGTCAAGGCCGGTGACACCGTGGCGGTGATGGACTGGGACAGTCATCGTTATCTCGAGTGCATGTTCGCCATCCCGATGATCGGTGCGGTGGCGCACACCATCAACGTGCGCCTGTCGCCGGAGCAGATCCTCTACACCATGAACCACGCTGACGACCGCTTGGTGCTGGTCAACAGCGACTTCGTCGGCCTTTACCAGACCATCGCCGGGCAATTGACCACGGTGGAGAAAACCCTGCTGCTGACCGATGGCGAGCAGAAAACCGCCGACCTGCCCAACCTGGTCGGCGAGTATGAGCAACTGCTGGCGGCGGCCAGCCCGGTGTATGAGTTCCCCGATTTCGACGAGAACTCGGTGGCTACCACCTTCTACACCACCGGTACCACCGGCAACCCCAAGGGCGTGTATTTCACCCATCGGCAACTGGTGCTGCACACCCTGGCGACGACCTCGGTCATCGGCAGTATCGACAGTGTGCGCCTGCTCGGCAGCAACGATGTGTACATGCCCATCACCCCGATGTTCCACGTTCACGCCTGGGGCATCCCCTACGTGGCGACCATGCTCGGAATCAAGCAGGTCTACCCGGGGCGCTACGAGCCGGAAATGCTCTGTGAGCTGTGGCGCAAGGAGAAGGTGACCTTCTCGCATTGCGTGCCGACCATCCTGCAGATGCTGCTCAACGCCAAGGGCGCCCAGCAGCAGGACTTCGGTGGCTGGAAGATCATCATTGGCGGCAGCTCGCTGAACCGCGCCTTGTATGAAGCGGCCAAGGCTCGCGGGATTCAGTTGACTGCAGCCTATGGTATGTCCGAGACCTGCCCGCTGGTGGCCTGCGCCCACCTCAACGACGAGTTGCTGGCCGGCAGCGAAGACGAATGCATCACCTACCGGATCAAGGCCGGTGTGCCGGTGCCACTGGTGGAAGCGGCAACCGTCGACGGCAATGGCAACTTCCTCCCAGCCGATGGCGAAACCCAGGGCGAGCTGGTGTTGCGCGCGCCCTGGCTGAGCATGGGCTACTTCCGCGAGCCTGAGAAGGGCGCCGAGCTCTGGCAGGGTGGCTGGTTGCACACCGGTGACGTGGCGACCCTCGACAGCATGGGCATAATCGACATTCGCGACCGCATCAAGGACGTGATCAAGACCGGTGGCGAATGGATTTCATCACTGGAGCTCGAAGACCTGATCAGCCGCCATCCGGCGATCCGCGAAGTGGCCGTGGTCGGCGTCGCCGATCCACAGTGGGGCGAGCGGCCGTTTGCCTTGCTGGTGATCCAGGACGGCCAGAGCATCGATGCCAAGGGCCTCAAGGAACACCTCAAGCCGTTCGTGGAGCTGGGGCACATCAACAAGTGGGCGATCCCCACCCAGATCGCCCTTGTTACTGAAATTCCCAAGACCAGTGTCGGCAAGCTCGACAAGAAGCGCATCCGCCTGGACATCAGCCAGTGGCAAGCCAGTAACAGCACCTTCCTGTCGACCCTGTAA
- a CDS encoding DUF1302 domain-containing protein — translation MTSANLFWRRAKLPLAVSLASTLAGPAFGVSFNIGEIEGSFDSSLSVGASWSTAKPNRDLIGVNNGGKGLSQTSDDGHLNFKRGETFSKIFKGIHDLELKYGDTGVFVRGKYWYDFELKDEHREFKDISDINRKEGAKSSGGQILDAFVYHNYSIADHPGSVRLGKQVVSWGESTFIGGGINSINPIDVAAFRRPGAEVKEGLIPVNMFYVSQSLTDNLSAEAFYQIEWDQTVVDNCGTFFSQPDIIADGCTDNLRVLNSSRTVPGAAQQFLASRGVNINEEGVMVRRGPDRDARDSGQFGVAMRYMFEPLDTEFGAYFMNYHSRAPIFSATGAAPSVYAGLAGLPANLRPLAPLIVAGNSKYFVEYPEDIRLYGLSFSTTLPTGTAWSGEISYRPNAPVQLNTTDILFAGVRPIGGTLANASLLNGVPGQDLHGYTRKEITQFQTTFTHFFDQVMGASRLTLVGEVGVTHVGGLESSSKMRYGRDPVYGPGPLPSTGGANTCSQILNAGTIAGAGPGTSTANLNRKCENDGYTTSTAWGYRGRAIWDYNDVFAGVNLKPNIAWSHDVSGYSPGPGANFEEGRKAISLGLDAEYQNTYTTSLSYTNFFDGKYTTVDDRDFIALSFGVNF, via the coding sequence ATGACATCAGCAAATCTGTTCTGGCGCCGGGCAAAACTGCCGCTGGCCGTCAGCCTCGCTTCTACGCTCGCCGGTCCTGCATTCGGCGTCAGTTTCAATATCGGGGAAATCGAAGGCTCGTTCGACTCGTCGCTGTCGGTGGGGGCGAGCTGGTCGACAGCCAAGCCGAACAGGGACCTGATCGGTGTCAACAACGGCGGCAAGGGCCTGTCGCAAACCTCCGATGACGGCCACCTGAACTTCAAGCGCGGTGAGACCTTCTCGAAGATCTTCAAGGGCATCCATGACCTGGAGCTCAAGTACGGCGATACCGGGGTATTCGTCCGTGGCAAGTACTGGTACGACTTTGAACTCAAGGATGAGCATCGCGAGTTCAAGGACATCAGCGACATCAACCGCAAAGAGGGTGCCAAGTCGTCCGGCGGGCAGATTCTCGACGCCTTCGTTTACCACAACTACTCGATCGCTGATCATCCGGGCTCGGTGCGCCTGGGCAAGCAGGTGGTCAGCTGGGGTGAAAGTACCTTTATCGGTGGCGGTATCAACTCGATCAACCCGATCGACGTGGCCGCGTTCCGCCGGCCTGGTGCCGAGGTCAAGGAAGGCCTGATCCCGGTCAACATGTTCTACGTTTCGCAGAGCCTGACCGACAACCTCTCGGCCGAAGCCTTCTACCAGATCGAGTGGGACCAGACCGTCGTCGACAACTGCGGCACCTTCTTCTCCCAGCCGGACATCATTGCCGACGGTTGTACCGATAACCTGCGCGTGCTCAACAGCAGCCGTACGGTACCGGGTGCTGCCCAGCAGTTCCTCGCCAGCCGTGGCGTGAACATCAACGAAGAAGGCGTGATGGTCCGTCGCGGCCCGGACCGCGATGCCCGCGACAGTGGCCAGTTCGGCGTTGCCATGCGCTACATGTTCGAGCCGCTGGACACCGAGTTCGGCGCCTACTTCATGAACTACCACAGCCGTGCGCCGATCTTCAGCGCCACGGGCGCCGCACCGTCGGTGTATGCCGGCCTGGCAGGGCTGCCAGCCAACCTGCGGCCACTGGCGCCGTTGATCGTTGCCGGTAACTCGAAGTACTTCGTCGAGTACCCCGAAGACATCCGCCTGTACGGCTTGAGCTTCTCCACCACCTTGCCCACCGGCACGGCCTGGAGCGGTGAAATCAGTTACCGGCCGAACGCGCCGGTGCAGTTGAACACCACCGACATCCTGTTTGCCGGTGTGCGCCCGATCGGTGGGACGCTGGCCAACGCTTCATTGCTCAATGGTGTGCCGGGCCAGGACCTGCACGGTTACACCCGCAAGGAAATCACCCAGTTCCAGACCACCTTCACGCACTTCTTCGATCAGGTCATGGGCGCCAGCCGCCTGACCCTGGTCGGTGAAGTGGGCGTAACCCATGTCGGCGGCCTGGAAAGCTCGAGCAAGATGCGCTACGGCCGTGACCCGGTCTACGGCCCAGGCCCGCTGCCTTCTACCGGTGGTGCCAACACCTGCTCGCAGATACTCAATGCCGGGACCATCGCTGGCGCCGGGCCTGGCACCTCGACGGCCAACCTCAACCGCAAGTGCGAAAACGACGGTTACACCACCAGCACTGCCTGGGGTTACCGTGGTCGGGCGATCTGGGACTACAACGACGTGTTCGCCGGGGTCAACCTCAAGCCGAACATCGCCTGGTCTCATGACGTTTCCGGTTACTCGCCTGGCCCAGGGGCCAACTTCGAGGAAGGGCGCAAGGCGATCAGCCTGGGCCTGGATGCCGAGTACCAGAACACCTACACCACCAGCCTGTCGTACACCAACTTCTTCGACGGCAAGTACACCACCGTGGATGATCGCGACTTCATCGCACTCAGCTTCGGCGTGAACTTCTAA
- a CDS encoding DUF1329 domain-containing protein → MKTTKTLLQAGVLGLSLLATGVMAAVSADEAAKLGASLTPMGAEKAGNADGSISAWQPLSKTAGTVDAKGFLSNPYGSEQPKFTITAQNVDQYKDKLSPGQVAMFKRYPDTFKIPVYPTHRGATVPDDVFAAIKQNATKTNLVAGGNGLENFTTAVPFPIPKSGVEVIWNHITRYRGGSVTRLVTQATPQTNGSYSLVYFQDQFVFRDKMKDFDPANPGNVLFYFKQEVTAPARLAGTVLLVHETLDQVKEPRKAWVYNAGQRRVRQAPQVSYDGPGTAADGLRTSDNLDMFNGAPDRYDWKLEGKKEMYIASNSYKLDDPKLKYGDIIKAGHINQDLSRYELRRVWHVVATLKPGQRHIYAKRDFYIDEDTWQAAVIDQYDGRNQLWRVSEAHSQDYYNVQVPWYTLEAIYDLQSGRYLALGMKNEEKKAYDFGFTAAKAEFQPAALRQAGVR, encoded by the coding sequence ATGAAAACCACCAAGACTCTGTTGCAAGCCGGTGTGCTGGGCCTGTCGTTGTTGGCAACCGGCGTCATGGCGGCGGTGTCCGCCGACGAGGCGGCCAAGCTGGGCGCAAGCCTCACCCCCATGGGCGCGGAAAAGGCCGGCAACGCTGACGGCTCGATCAGCGCCTGGCAGCCGCTCAGCAAGACTGCCGGCACTGTCGACGCCAAGGGCTTCCTCTCCAACCCTTACGGTAGCGAGCAGCCCAAGTTCACCATCACTGCGCAGAACGTCGACCAGTACAAGGACAAACTGTCCCCAGGCCAGGTCGCCATGTTCAAGCGCTACCCGGACACCTTCAAGATCCCGGTGTACCCGACCCACCGCGGCGCCACCGTGCCGGATGATGTATTTGCCGCGATCAAGCAAAACGCCACCAAGACCAACCTGGTTGCCGGCGGCAACGGACTGGAAAACTTTACCACTGCAGTACCGTTCCCGATTCCCAAGAGCGGTGTCGAAGTCATCTGGAACCACATCACTCGCTATCGCGGCGGTAGTGTGACCCGTCTGGTGACCCAGGCTACGCCGCAAACCAACGGCTCCTACAGCCTGGTGTACTTCCAGGACCAGTTCGTCTTTCGTGACAAAATGAAGGACTTCGATCCGGCCAACCCGGGCAACGTGCTGTTCTACTTCAAGCAGGAGGTCACTGCGCCGGCGCGTCTGGCCGGTACCGTGCTGTTGGTCCACGAGACCCTGGACCAGGTCAAGGAACCGCGCAAGGCGTGGGTCTACAACGCCGGTCAGCGCCGGGTGCGCCAGGCACCGCAGGTGTCCTACGATGGTCCGGGTACCGCTGCCGATGGCCTGCGCACGTCCGACAACCTGGACATGTTCAACGGTGCGCCGGACCGTTACGACTGGAAGCTGGAAGGCAAGAAAGAGATGTACATTGCCTCCAACAGCTACAAGCTCGACGACCCCAAGCTCAAGTACGGCGACATCATCAAGGCTGGGCACATCAACCAAGACCTGAGCCGTTATGAACTGCGCCGGGTCTGGCACGTGGTTGCGACTCTCAAGCCTGGCCAGCGTCATATTTATGCCAAGCGTGACTTCTACATCGACGAAGACACCTGGCAGGCCGCGGTGATCGACCAGTACGATGGTCGCAACCAACTGTGGCGCGTTTCCGAGGCCCACTCCCAGGACTACTACAACGTCCAGGTGCCATGGTACACCCTGGAAGCCATCTATGACCTGCAGTCGGGTCGTTACCTGGCCCTGGGCATGAAGAACGAGGAAAAGAAAGCCTACGACTTCGGCTTCACTGCCGCCAAGGCTGAGTTCCAGCCTGCAGCGCTTCGCCAGGCAGGTGTGCGCTAA